The Spirulina subsalsa PCC 9445 region AAACCTTGGGCAACGAGGGCGAGAGCGCCAAAATAATGGGCATAGAGGCTTAAAACGCTGGTACATCCCCAGCCCAACCATAACCCTAATCTGGGGGGGTGTTGTTGTTGGATATCTTGGCAAATTTTCAGCCAATAACAGAGACTGAGGGTAATTAAGACGAGGGGGAAGGTATAATGGCGGGCTTCTTGGGAGAGGTAGACGGCAAAGGGAGAAACCGCCATCACTGACGCGCCAAGGAGTGCGGCTTTTTTGTCAAAGGCTAAACGATTGAGGAGATAGAGGGCGGCGATCGCAACTACGCCAAAAACCGCCGATAAAGCCCGCAATTGCCACTCTAGGGGCATCCCCCAACCTTGCAACATCACTAAACTCTCATGCAGCACACAGAAAAATAACGGGGGATGGGTGGATTCCGTCGCCAAAGTTCGGGCAATATCTAAACAACTCGCCTCGGGATTTAGCCGCAAGACATTTTGCACCTCCGTTAAGGACAAAACCTGATTCACCGGAACCGTTTGGAAACTTTGGCCTAAGCTAAAAATGGCCGTGATCACCTCATCCACCCACAGAGGCTTACTCTCCAGTCGCCAAAACCGCAAAACTGCGCCAAAAGTTAGGATTAAAGTCAGGATTAGGTAATGCAAAACCAGTTCTTTTTGATCGGTTAACTATGCTTCTGTTGACTATGGTATAGTATCCACCATTCTTGATTGAATGACGACCAACTTTGTAGCTTAATGGTGTGATTTTGTCAAGAGCAGCCGGATAATATTTTTAAACCCTAGCACTCCTAGCGGATCTTAACGCTAATCCCACCCCTCGCCTACCTTTTCCTCACCCTCTTAATGCTCTACTTCCGCAGACTGGTTAAGTTATTGACAACTTCCAAGGAAAACCAAAACTTTTTAAATTTTTTACACCAGATTGAAAGTCTGGTGTCTAAACTCTTAGCTTTATTAATGGTGGTGGTGATTTTTTTCGCCATCTACGAGTTGTCTATTTTTCTCTTTACAGAGCTTTTTGTTGGGGCTTCTACCCCTTTTGTTGCCCAATTATTTAAAGTCTTTGGTCTGTTTTTAAACATTTTAATCGCCTTAGAAATTCTAGAAAACATTACCGCCTATCTACAAAATAACGCCATTCAGTTGGAGTTAGTCATCATGACTTCTCTGATTGCCGTTGCCCGAAAGATTATCATTTTTGACATTGAGAAAAAATCCAGTGGGGATTTAATTGCCATGTCTATCGCGGTGTTTTTGTTGGCGTTGAGTTATGCCATTGTTCGGTCACATAATCGCAAGTAGGACAACAGCCCAAAGTTCACATCTCATTAGGGTCTGAGGATGTCAATTTAGAGCAGATCCTGTTGAAGGCTTAGGAATGGTATAGCATTTTCGTGACTCATGAGGTAGACCTTTGTTAGACGCTCTGTTCCCTGTTCCCTCAAACTAGAGACTCTGTACCTCACCAATAGGGAAATTGCTATAGCTAAACGCCATAGCGTCGGATATAGTCGAGAATACCATCTGCGATCGCCTGAGCCATTTGAGAGCGAAAACTAGGATTCCGTAACCGTGCCGCATCAGCACTTCCCGTCACAAACCCCACCTCCACTAAAGCCGCAGGCATAGCCGTATTCCGCAAAACGTAGAAATTGGCCTGTTTTACCCCTCGGTTATTCATCCCCGTTTGGCGGATAATTCGGCTTTGAATACTTTCGGCCAACCGATAACCCCCTGTACTCCCCGGATGGTGGAAGGTTTCCGCCCCATTCACCGTCGGACGATTCCCCGCCGAATTGGCGTGAATACTCACAAATAAATCTGAACGATTGCGATTAGCCATCGCCGCCCGTCCCTCTAAGGTGACAAAAGTATCATTAGCGCGGGTCATCTGTACCATCACCCCATTTCGTTCTAAAATCCGGGCGACTTCCTGAGAAATCGGTAAAATCACATCGGATTCTCGTAAACCGCCAATACCAACAGCACCGGGATCTCTGCCTCCATGTCCGGGGTCAATGGTCACTCGGACTCGACTGTTAGACACTGGAGGACGAGGGGCGGGAGTGGGGGCGGGAGGGGGTGGGGCGGGAGTGGGTGGGGTGGGCTGAGGATTGACGGGAGGGGGAACCTGGACGCTACCTGTGGGAGGTTGGGGGGTATTGACCACAGGATTAGCCACAATGGGGCTGGGGGTATCATCGCGAATCGCCATCATGCCCCCCAAGGGAACGATGGCTACTCCCCCACGACTAACCGAAGCAATCCAGTCTGGGCTATCTTCGGTGACGTCTAAAGTAAGGCGGGTGATGGGGGGGGATACAGAGGCCTGTTGTGCGGTGACTTGACGGACTCCGTAGCGGCCAATGGCTTGGCTTCCGGCTTGGGATAGGGCCAGGCCATCTAGGTCGATGAAAATTTGTCGGCGATCGCGGCTACGATTAACCAAGACCCTAGGATCTGCGCTTTGACTGGAGTCAAACCGCCAAAACAAACCATTCTGGGTAATTTGTAACCCCGCTAAAGAGGCCCCCGCACTGCTGACATTGGACACCAAACGAGTAGGATTGGGCAACTCTACCGTCCATTGATTGGGGGTTCTCCCCACCACTCGCACCCCATTGGGATCAATAGCATAACCGGGGGCAAATTCCACCACTAAACGGGCAGTATCGGCATTAAATTGACCTGCTCTGACACTTTGAACTACCCCGCCCACATTTTGATTCATGGTCGCTCGTCCTAAACGAGTACCGGGTAAATCAATCACTAAACGGCTAGGATTAGCAATAACTTGGGCGCGAGGTTGTACCCTAGCATCGGTGTTAAAAGTTAGGCGATTTTGGTGACTATCAAATTGCCAAGAAACTAAATTAGCTGCGTCTGCGGTAGAGGCACATAGGAGGGTTGCGCCTGCTGTCATTGTCCCTAAAATAAGCCAGTGAGATTGCATGAGAAGAAGATTAAACCTTTTGATTGACAACAAGAGAACGTCAGCCTGAGCCTTAAGAATAAGACCAATAGAAAGAAGTTTGTAGGGAAAATTATACCTCTACAAATTTGAGCTAGTCAGCCTTTTTGCTTTCTGATTCAGTTCTTTAGTTTAGACGGCAAACTGATTAAAAAGATTCCTATAAATAATTTTTTATCCTGCATTTGGCTGATGAAAGTTACCCCCAATCGACTTAAAATCAAGACGGGGCATATAGCCAACTACCTAAGTCGTGCAAAAAATGCTTGCCTGTCATCAAGATAGGACAATAGCCCAGAGTTCACGTCTCATTAGGACTAGCTATATATTTCCTTGGCAACCCAAGGAAAAGAAGGTTAAGAGGGGATGAATGGTGACTCAACATTCTCCTCTTTCGAGGGGTTTGGGGCAAAACCGGAACGTTTCAGTTCTTGCAGTCGCTTGTGTCGGGAAATCAAGCGCCAGCCTTCTTGCAACAGACAAGGTACACTAAGAGAACAGCCTCTCGTCCGTTATGCCAACGCCTTATGAAATTTGCTTTTATTATTGACCCCATTGCTCAATTAGATCCGGGTCACGATACCAGTGTAGCTCTGATGGAAGCCGCTCAAATGTTGGGGCATGAGGTTTATATTACCGAAGTTCAACAGTTGAGCGTCGTACAAGGGGAAGCTTGGGCGCTGTTGTCTCCCGTTTCCCTAACTCCCGTTGAATTGGTGGGGGAACGCTGGATGACTTCTAAATCTTGGTATGAACAAGGCCACGGCACCCTGCAACCACTCACCACAATGGATGGGGTTTTCATGCGCAAAGATCCCCCGGTGACGGTTCCCTACCTCTACACTACCCAGATTTTAGACCTGATTGATCCCAACAAAACACGGGTTCTCAACCACCCCCGAGGCCTACAAGCGGCTAATGAGAAACTGTACGCTTTGAACTTCCCTAGTGTGATTCCTGAAACCATTGTCAGCCAAGCCAAAAGCGTGATCTTAGACTTTGTAGCCCAAAAGGGAGCGGCAGTGTTGAAACCCTTGGGGGGGAAAGGGGGCGAGGGAATTTTGTTCTTGGAAGCAGGCGATCGCAATCTCAATTCCCTGATTGAAGTTAGCACCAAATGGGGACAAGAACCTGTCATGGTGCAACAGTACCTCCCAGCGGCCCGTGAAGGGGACAAACGGATCATCTTACTCGATGGTCAACCCATCGGAGCCGTGAACCGCATCCCCACCGGCCAAGAATTTCGCGGCAATATGGCCGTCGGGGGGCGAGTCGCTAAAGCCGAGATTACCGAGCGAGATCGGGAGATTTGCGCCACCGTTGCCCCCTCCCTTAAAGCGGATGGTTTATACTTTGTAGGGTTAGATGTCATTGGGGGCTACCTGACGGAAGTGAATGTCACCAGTCCCACCGGAGTGCGAGAAATTGACCGTTTAGATGGGGTATCTTTAGGGAAACAAGTCATTGACTGGTTAGCTCATCGTCGGGAAGCCCCGCACTGTACGAATGTCAGTGTCGGCATGAAAGACGGTTAATTGAGGGGTTCGATGCCCCGAAAATTAACCAACAATCATTTACTAGGGAGTGACGATTTATCCCTAGATATTTTATAATAGGTTCAGGTCAATCAGCTACTATTCGTGTTAAACCTCAACTATTGCTACAGAATTTATCCAGATGCCAGTCAAGAAAAAGAATTACTTGACTGGCTAGAAATCTGTCGAGGGGTATATAATTATGCCTTGGCTGTTCGCGTTCGCGTTCGCGTTCACTTCGTGACGCTTCGCGAACGCGAAGCGTTGCGTAGCAAAGCGTTGCGTAGCAAAGGAAAATCTCTAGGGATTGATTTGGGACTTGAAAAGTTTATAGCAACATCTCAGGGGGAATTAATAGCTAGACCTAAGTTTTTCTTGGAACTTCAAAGTCAGCGTCTAGGGGGATGTTGTGTAAACCTACCCTTGATGCTGGCTTTGGGGGTTTTCTAGAGGTATTAAAGCACGTGGCTTGGAAACGAGATGTTTATTTGGAGAAAGTTGATGCTAATTTCACTAGCCAAATTTGTCCGAGTTGTGGTGTAGTGACTGGTAAGAAAGACTTGTCTCAACGAGTGCATGTTCACTTCGTGACGCTCCGCGAAGTGAACGCGAACGGGGATGTCCCTAAAAAGACATCTAGAGCCTCCCGTAGAAACAGGAAAGCCTCATAGTGATATGGGGAAGCCCGCACCGTACCCCTAGGGTCGGTGTCGGGAGGATGTCACTTGAGTGGTGCCAATCAGGTCGCTCTGTGTGAACTCGCTTTTCGTTTGCATCTACTCCTCCTCAATGCCAAACCGCAATAATTTCATTGCGATGGCTTCAGGAAATTGAGCGAAAATAGGAATAGCTTCAATGGGAAACAGCCTGAGTGGGGAGGAGATGAGAGTGAGTCGCGATCGCGCAGCGTCTCGGAAAGAGAATCGCCAAGGGAAACCCCCACATCAGGCTAAAACCGCATCAGGACAACGCCGAGACTCTTTGAGTCAACAGATCACTCGACGGGTGATTCTCCTGAGCTTAACCGCTTTACTCGGCCTCCTCACGGCCATGTCCTTGGGCCTAACCACCAGTGTAGAACGGGTCAAACGTAAACTAGACCGCGCTGGAGCCCAAGCTGCCCGCAATGTGGATTTAGCCCTCCTAGACATTAAAAGTGATTTAGTCGCAACCAGTGCCTCCCTCGGTGTCAGCAACAACCGTGGTCAAATCATCCAGACGATGTTGCAACGCAATCCCGAATTTTTCGCCATTTGGCTCACCACCCCAGACGGTACTATTCTTGAACAGCATCATCAAGGTGCAACGGTTCACCCCTTCACCCGCCATGAAAACCTAGAAACCTACTCCCACAAAGCTGTTCAACTCAGTCCCATTCAATTTGCAGACAATTCCCCCTATATTGATTTAAGTACACCTGTTCAGAATGCTGCCTGGGACTCCCTCGGCACTCTCACCGTGCGCGTGGACTTAATGGCCTTGTGGACTCTAACCGGACACATTCGACCCAGTGAGGCTGGATATGTGTATCTCACCGATGACGAGGGGCAAATTATCGCCATTGCTGAACGACGCTCCCAACAACCCAATATTTACTTAAAAGACGTTGTGGGACGTTCTCCCCTAGAGATGAGTCGTTCTGGCTTTAATGGCTACCGGGGCGTAATTGGCCGCATTGTGGTGGCTTCTGTGCAACGTTTAGAAGTGGTGCCTTGGTTTGTGGTGGTTGAACAACCCGCCGGAGAATTTGCCACGGCTTTGTTATTAGTAACGGTTCTCTGGCTATTCGTTTTATTGGCTGTTTTGGCACTGGTTTTTAATATTCTGGCGTTTACCCAACGGCGGATCGTTTTTTCCCTGTCTATGCTTCAGGAAACCGTGCGGCGCTTGAGTCAGGGCGAATGGGATTCACCTTTAGCGATCGCCAATCGTGATGAACTCGGAGAACTCGCCCAACTCCTACAACAAATGTCCCACCAGTTACAGGAATCTTTCGTACAGTTAGAAGCCAGTAATACCCAAATGCGCCAACTGAACGCCGCCTATGAGCGCTTTGTGCCGAATCAGTTTTTACGCTTCCTTGAAAAAGACAGCATCATTGAGGTGGAATTAGGCGACGCGGTAGAAAAAGAAATGTCTGTACTTTTTGCAGATATCCGCAACTTTACCACCTTTAGCGAGCAAATGACCCCGGCCGATAACTTTAAATTTCTCAATGCTTATTTATCTCGCATGGAACCGGCTATTACACAAAATGGTGGATTTATTGATAAGTATATTGGGGATGAAATTATGGCACTTTTTAGTGGCAGTGCTGATGATGCAGTACAAGCGGGGGTGTCTATGTTAAAACGTCTAGCCTCTTACAATCAACATCGTCATAAACGAGAACGAACCCCCATTAGTATTGGCATTGGTATTAATACAGGTCATTTAATGTTAGGCACCGTGGGCGGCAATCGACACATGGATGGGACGGTGGTGAGTGATACAGTTAATTTAGCCTCTCGTTTAGAACGTCTTACCCGTTTATATCGTGTTTCTTTGTTAATTTCTCATCAAACCTTTTTAAAACTCTCCCATCGTTCAGAATATGGTATCCGGTTAATTGACCGGGTGATTGTTAAAGGAAAATCAGAACAGGTTTCTGTGTTTGAAGTCTTTGATGCCGATCCCCCAGATGTGTATGAGGGAAAACAGAAAACTAAAACTCGGTTTGAGCAAGCTTTACTGTGTTATTATATGGGAGATTTACCCCAAGCTGTTCAGTTATTGGCGGAATGTTTAAGTGTTAATCCTCAAGATTCCGTCGCACAAATTTATTTAGAGCGTTGTTATGATGAGCAAGCTTTTAATTAGGGTTGGCTGAATCAGTCTGATCGTGAGGCTAGGGAATGGGGAATAGGGGAGTCGGGAATCGGGAATCGGGAGTCTGGGAACTCTCCCCCCCTGTTCCCTGAAGAGAGGGAATCGGTGTAGGGGCGCAATGCTTGCGCCCTAGGGAATCGGGAAAAGGCAATAGTCAAGAGTTTTAGCTATTTCCCTGCTCCCCTGCTCCCTTGCTCCCCTGCTCCCCCCTGACTCCCCGTTCCCTGTTCCCTGTTCCCCACCCAGAGTAGAGTTATATTGCTACGCAACGCTTCGCGTTCACTTCGTGACGCTTTGCTACGCAACGCTTCGCGAACGCGAACGCGGAGCGTCACGAAGTGAACAGCAAGCCCCAAATATTAACTAGGTAGGGTCTGCTGAATAACACCAGATGCTAGGCTCAACAAGGGAACAGGGAACTCTTAACAGGGAACAGATCATCTAAAACTGGCACGATTGCCTATTCCCGACTCCCGACTCCCGACTCCCGATTCCCCAACTCTCGGACTTATTCAGCAAGCCCTAGGTATTCTCCCTCGCTCATTGCCCCTAGAAGACTGCTACAATACAAGACGGTCAACGCCAAAACAAAAGCTTATGGGCAGTACATTCGGACATCTCTTTCGCATTACCACTTTCGGAGAATCCCACGGGGGAGGAGTCGGTGTTGTGATTGATGGCTGTCCCCCCCGCTTGGCAATCTCTCGCGACGAAATCCAGTTTGAACTTGACCGCAGACGACCGGGACAGAGTAAGATTACCACTCCCCGGAAAGAGGCGGATCAATGTGAGATTTTGTCGGGGGTGTTTGAAGGGAAAACCCTAGGGACTCCGATTGCTATTTTAGTCCGCAATAAAGACCCTCGCCCAGCCGATTATCAGGAGATGGAAACCACCTATCGCCCCTCCCATGCCGATGCAACCTATGACGCGAAATATGGGATTCGCAACTGGCAAGGGGGAGGGCGGTCTTCGGCACGGGAAACCATTGGACGGGTGGCGGCTGGTGCGATCGCCAAAAAAATCCTCCACCAAGTCGCTGGGGTGGAAATTGTCGCCTATGTCAAGCGAATTAAAGACCTAGAGGCGGTGGTGGATAGTAACACCGTCACCCTTGAACAAGTGGAACAGAATATTGTGCGCTGTCCGGATGGAGAATGTGCCGAACGGATGATTGATGTGATTGACCAGGCCAAACGCGATCGCAATTCCCTCGGCGGAGTGGTCGAATGTGTCGCCCGTCGCGTCCCCCGAGGTCTGGGTGAACCCGTCTTTGATAAACTAGAGGCCGATCTGGCCAAAGCCATTATGTCCCTCCCAGCTACTAAAGGCTTTGAAATTGGCTCCGGTTTTGCTGGAGTGTTACTCACCGGAAAAGAACATAACGACGAATTTTATATTGATGAACAGGGGCAAACTCGCACCCTCACCAATCGTTCCGGAGGGATTCAAGGAGGAATTACGAACGGCGAAAACATCATTCTCCGAGCCGCATTTAAACCAACTGCTACAATAGGTCAAGCCCAGAAAACGGTGACAAACACCGGGGAAGAAACCACCCTAGCCGCCAGAGGGCGACATGACCCTTGCGTTTTGCCTAGGGCTGT contains the following coding sequences:
- the gshB gene encoding glutathione synthase, with the protein product MKFAFIIDPIAQLDPGHDTSVALMEAAQMLGHEVYITEVQQLSVVQGEAWALLSPVSLTPVELVGERWMTSKSWYEQGHGTLQPLTTMDGVFMRKDPPVTVPYLYTTQILDLIDPNKTRVLNHPRGLQAANEKLYALNFPSVIPETIVSQAKSVILDFVAQKGAAVLKPLGGKGGEGILFLEAGDRNLNSLIEVSTKWGQEPVMVQQYLPAAREGDKRIILLDGQPIGAVNRIPTGQEFRGNMAVGGRVAKAEITERDREICATVAPSLKADGLYFVGLDVIGGYLTEVNVTSPTGVREIDRLDGVSLGKQVIDWLAHRREAPHCTNVSVGMKDG
- a CDS encoding phosphate-starvation-inducible PsiE family protein, which gives rise to MLYFRRLVKLLTTSKENQNFLNFLHQIESLVSKLLALLMVVVIFFAIYELSIFLFTELFVGASTPFVAQLFKVFGLFLNILIALEILENITAYLQNNAIQLELVIMTSLIAVARKIIIFDIEKKSSGDLIAMSIAVFLLALSYAIVRSHNRK
- the aroC gene encoding chorismate synthase; the protein is MGSTFGHLFRITTFGESHGGGVGVVIDGCPPRLAISRDEIQFELDRRRPGQSKITTPRKEADQCEILSGVFEGKTLGTPIAILVRNKDPRPADYQEMETTYRPSHADATYDAKYGIRNWQGGGRSSARETIGRVAAGAIAKKILHQVAGVEIVAYVKRIKDLEAVVDSNTVTLEQVEQNIVRCPDGECAERMIDVIDQAKRDRNSLGGVVECVARRVPRGLGEPVFDKLEADLAKAIMSLPATKGFEIGSGFAGVLLTGKEHNDEFYIDEQGQTRTLTNRSGGIQGGITNGENIILRAAFKPTATIGQAQKTVTNTGEETTLAARGRHDPCVLPRAVPMVEAMVALVLCDHLLRHQGQCATLTP
- a CDS encoding N-acetylmuramoyl-L-alanine amidase, encoding MTAGATLLCASTADAANLVSWQFDSHQNRLTFNTDARVQPRAQVIANPSRLVIDLPGTRLGRATMNQNVGGVVQSVRAGQFNADTARLVVEFAPGYAIDPNGVRVVGRTPNQWTVELPNPTRLVSNVSSAGASLAGLQITQNGLFWRFDSSQSADPRVLVNRSRDRRQIFIDLDGLALSQAGSQAIGRYGVRQVTAQQASVSPPITRLTLDVTEDSPDWIASVSRGGVAIVPLGGMMAIRDDTPSPIVANPVVNTPQPPTGSVQVPPPVNPQPTPPTPAPPPPAPTPAPRPPVSNSRVRVTIDPGHGGRDPGAVGIGGLRESDVILPISQEVARILERNGVMVQMTRANDTFVTLEGRAAMANRNRSDLFVSIHANSAGNRPTVNGAETFHHPGSTGGYRLAESIQSRIIRQTGMNNRGVKQANFYVLRNTAMPAALVEVGFVTGSADAARLRNPSFRSQMAQAIADGILDYIRRYGV
- a CDS encoding adenylate/guanylate cyclase domain-containing protein produces the protein MGNSLSGEEMRVSRDRAASRKENRQGKPPHQAKTASGQRRDSLSQQITRRVILLSLTALLGLLTAMSLGLTTSVERVKRKLDRAGAQAARNVDLALLDIKSDLVATSASLGVSNNRGQIIQTMLQRNPEFFAIWLTTPDGTILEQHHQGATVHPFTRHENLETYSHKAVQLSPIQFADNSPYIDLSTPVQNAAWDSLGTLTVRVDLMALWTLTGHIRPSEAGYVYLTDDEGQIIAIAERRSQQPNIYLKDVVGRSPLEMSRSGFNGYRGVIGRIVVASVQRLEVVPWFVVVEQPAGEFATALLLVTVLWLFVLLAVLALVFNILAFTQRRIVFSLSMLQETVRRLSQGEWDSPLAIANRDELGELAQLLQQMSHQLQESFVQLEASNTQMRQLNAAYERFVPNQFLRFLEKDSIIEVELGDAVEKEMSVLFADIRNFTTFSEQMTPADNFKFLNAYLSRMEPAITQNGGFIDKYIGDEIMALFSGSADDAVQAGVSMLKRLASYNQHRHKRERTPISIGIGINTGHLMLGTVGGNRHMDGTVVSDTVNLASRLERLTRLYRVSLLISHQTFLKLSHRSEYGIRLIDRVIVKGKSEQVSVFEVFDADPPDVYEGKQKTKTRFEQALLCYYMGDLPQAVQLLAECLSVNPQDSVAQIYLERCYDEQAFN